The Leucobacter viscericola genome includes a window with the following:
- a CDS encoding glycosyltransferase family 4 protein encodes MKVLFDARYIRVDFHDGISRYSAELAAALSQLTPVTFLIHDEAQRASLPAGADCLKIHAPTSVKEPWTARILNRYKPDAVFSPMQTMGAAGRRFGLILTLHDTIYYRHRTPPRELAWPIRLGWRIFHLSYWPQRLTLNAADVVATVSETSKREFERVRLTKRPIVVIPNAPKLGADRQTVATTAPSGPTNLVYMGSFMPYKNVETLIRGMAFLPDHTLHLLSRISPQRKAELTALVPLGARVVFHEGVSDEEYERLLQDNAILVTASKDEGYGLPLAEALTHGVPVVVSDLPIFHEVAAGGALYFETTNPGDFAMKVRQLADPEILAEIVARGSDHSKTFSWDRSARILLETLEAVARRGA; translated from the coding sequence GTGAAGGTCTTGTTTGATGCGCGCTACATACGAGTCGACTTTCACGACGGCATCAGCCGTTACTCGGCGGAGCTCGCCGCCGCGCTCTCTCAGCTCACGCCGGTCACCTTTCTGATTCACGACGAGGCGCAGCGCGCCTCGCTTCCCGCGGGCGCAGACTGCCTGAAGATCCACGCCCCCACCTCGGTGAAGGAGCCCTGGACCGCGCGGATCCTGAACCGCTACAAGCCCGACGCCGTGTTCTCTCCGATGCAGACAATGGGCGCGGCAGGGCGACGCTTCGGGTTGATCCTCACCCTGCACGACACCATTTACTACCGGCACCGCACCCCGCCCCGCGAGTTGGCCTGGCCGATCCGACTGGGTTGGCGTATCTTCCACCTCAGCTACTGGCCGCAGCGCCTCACACTCAACGCCGCCGATGTGGTCGCGACTGTCAGCGAAACGAGCAAGCGCGAGTTCGAACGGGTACGGCTAACCAAGCGACCCATCGTGGTGATCCCCAACGCGCCAAAGCTCGGGGCGGATCGGCAGACCGTCGCTACCACTGCGCCTTCCGGGCCCACGAACCTCGTCTACATGGGTTCGTTCATGCCTTACAAAAATGTAGAAACTCTCATTCGGGGAATGGCGTTTTTGCCAGACCACACGCTGCACCTGCTCAGTCGCATTTCCCCGCAGCGCAAGGCCGAGCTCACGGCGCTTGTGCCGCTGGGGGCGCGGGTTGTGTTCCACGAGGGTGTGAGCGACGAAGAGTACGAGCGGCTGCTGCAAGACAACGCGATCCTCGTCACCGCGAGCAAAGACGAGGGCTACGGCCTGCCGCTCGCCGAGGCGCTGACGCACGGTGTTCCTGTTGTGGTGAGTGACCTGCCGATCTTCCACGAGGTAGCCGCGGGTGGGGCCCTCTACTTCGAGACCACTAACCCGGGCGACTTTGCCATGAAGGTGCGACAGCTGGCTGATCCTGAGATCCTGGCCGAAATTGTGGCGCGCGGCTCAGATCACAGTAAGACGTTCTCGTGGGATCGCTCGGCGCGAATCCTGCTTGAGACGCTTGAAGCGGTTGCGCGCAGGGGCGCTTAG
- a CDS encoding TetR/AcrR family transcriptional regulator → MSNTGRPRKSATEGAIVNAVAELVIERGYARVTVDEVVARAGTNKPAFYRRFRDLAAVVPHILASRHGTDEDIDTGSLVEDLIEVQRRQLRLFTDPVVTSGFAGWIAEVQAHPTDGESFLAEYLLPRRSFTSVILDRAVQRGEIAPGADPAWIADLLTGPLLIRVMLPGLPPIDVALITNTVNAALDALGYSGDRSCITDEG, encoded by the coding sequence ATGTCGAACACGGGACGCCCTCGCAAGAGCGCGACAGAGGGTGCCATTGTGAATGCTGTCGCTGAGCTCGTGATCGAGCGCGGATACGCGCGAGTCACAGTCGACGAGGTTGTTGCGCGTGCGGGAACGAACAAACCCGCGTTTTATCGCCGCTTTCGCGACCTTGCAGCTGTCGTGCCACACATATTGGCTTCCCGGCACGGCACCGACGAAGACATCGATACGGGGTCCCTGGTTGAGGACCTCATCGAAGTGCAACGTCGGCAGCTACGGCTCTTCACTGACCCGGTTGTGACAAGCGGGTTTGCCGGGTGGATCGCTGAGGTTCAAGCTCATCCGACGGATGGAGAATCGTTTCTCGCCGAATACCTCCTCCCCCGCCGCTCCTTTACTTCGGTCATTCTGGACCGCGCTGTGCAGCGGGGTGAGATTGCTCCGGGAGCAGATCCGGCCTGGATCGCAGACCTGCTCACCGGACCACTTCTCATACGCGTGATGTTGCCCGGCCTCCCGCCGATCGACGTTGCGCTCATCACCAACACCGTCAATGCGGCCCTCGATGCTCTCGGCTACTCCGGCGACCGCTCGTGCATCACCGACGAGGGCTAG
- a CDS encoding MFS transporter, with amino-acid sequence MSRSPAAAPRDVVRWVRAILVVFGLLGIGFGSWLSRLPSVRDHLGASTLEMSIFGLALALGSLSGLVFSGRTVSRLGPRQALAFCVIVQGVALPTAGMLFWVGAIVPAVICLALYGFSFSTADVAMNVSAAEAERAIRKPQMSLFHAAYSLGSVTAMGLGALAEAAKIPVPFHLIIVFVVIVGGVLLALRFVPRVSQLEMAEDHGAQDPHASVHTGPIPVIQTAPSVPRNYSPWRDPRILIIGLIAMSISLAEGTASDWLPIALADGRGFSNESAALTLGVFFVSMTGARIAGSWLLTRFGRVTILRGGAVLTMLGIGMTILIPASWVAVVAAVLWGVGCAFGFPIGVSAAADRPATAIRDVAAVSAIAYTAYLLGPMMIGFLGEHFGLLNAFWALIVFSVIVVIFAGWAREPGRGSRGVAPPLPRTE; translated from the coding sequence GTGTCACGTTCTCCCGCCGCAGCCCCGCGAGACGTCGTGCGCTGGGTGCGCGCGATTCTGGTTGTCTTCGGACTGCTCGGCATCGGCTTTGGCAGCTGGCTGAGCCGGCTTCCCTCGGTGCGGGATCACCTCGGAGCAAGCACACTCGAGATGAGCATCTTTGGGCTAGCGCTCGCGCTCGGCTCGCTCAGCGGTCTCGTCTTCTCAGGGCGCACGGTTTCGCGACTCGGCCCCAGGCAAGCCCTCGCGTTCTGCGTCATCGTGCAGGGCGTCGCGCTGCCCACGGCCGGAATGCTGTTTTGGGTTGGTGCTATCGTTCCGGCCGTTATCTGCCTCGCGCTGTACGGGTTCTCGTTCAGCACCGCCGACGTCGCCATGAATGTGAGCGCGGCCGAAGCGGAGCGCGCGATCCGCAAACCCCAAATGTCACTGTTTCACGCGGCCTACAGCCTCGGCAGCGTGACCGCCATGGGACTGGGCGCGCTCGCAGAGGCGGCAAAGATCCCGGTTCCGTTCCACCTGATTATCGTGTTTGTGGTGATCGTTGGCGGAGTGCTGCTTGCCCTGAGATTTGTGCCGCGGGTGTCGCAGCTTGAGATGGCCGAGGATCATGGCGCGCAGGATCCACACGCGAGCGTTCACACCGGACCAATCCCGGTGATCCAGACCGCACCATCGGTCCCCCGAAACTACAGCCCGTGGCGCGATCCGCGGATCCTCATCATCGGACTCATCGCGATGAGCATCAGCCTGGCCGAGGGCACGGCGAGCGACTGGCTACCGATTGCGCTCGCCGACGGGCGCGGGTTCTCGAACGAGAGCGCCGCCCTCACGCTCGGAGTGTTCTTCGTGTCAATGACGGGTGCCCGCATCGCCGGTTCGTGGTTGTTGACGCGTTTTGGCCGCGTGACAATCTTGCGGGGCGGAGCGGTGCTCACGATGCTCGGGATCGGCATGACCATCCTTATCCCCGCGAGCTGGGTCGCCGTCGTGGCTGCAGTGCTGTGGGGTGTCGGCTGCGCGTTCGGGTTTCCGATTGGTGTCTCTGCGGCGGCGGACCGCCCGGCGACCGCCATTCGCGACGTTGCTGCCGTCTCCGCGATCGCCTACACCGCGTACCTGCTCGGGCCAATGATGATCGGGTTCCTCGGTGAGCACTTCGGCCTGCTGAATGCGTTCTGGGCGCTCATCGTGTTCTCGGTGATTGTGGTGATCTTTGCGGGATGGGCGCGCGAGCCGGGGCGCGGATCCCGCGGTGTTGCCCCGCCGCTCCCGCGAACCGAGTAA
- the nucS gene encoding endonuclease NucS: MRIVVADCSVDYAGRLSAHLPRAKRVLMLKNDGSILVHSDGGSYKPLNWMSPPCSLATLELDEDQTSAGIVEAWQVTHKKTADKLVVSLFEVFHDSSHDLGVDPGLIKDGVEAHLQELLAEQIERVGDGHTLVRREYMTAIGPVDILARDASGTSVAIEIKRRGGIDGVEQLTRYLELMNRDPKLAPVQGVFAAQEIKPQARTLAEDRGIRCLILDYDEMRGMEDKNTLF, from the coding sequence GTGCGAATCGTTGTGGCTGACTGCTCTGTAGATTATGCGGGACGACTCTCCGCTCACCTTCCGCGCGCCAAGCGCGTGCTGATGCTGAAGAATGACGGCAGCATCCTGGTGCACTCCGATGGCGGCTCCTACAAGCCGCTGAACTGGATGAGCCCACCCTGCTCGCTCGCGACGCTCGAGCTGGACGAGGATCAGACCTCCGCCGGCATCGTTGAGGCGTGGCAGGTGACCCACAAGAAGACCGCCGACAAGCTTGTTGTGTCGCTGTTTGAGGTGTTCCACGACAGCTCGCACGATCTCGGAGTCGATCCCGGGCTTATCAAGGACGGCGTTGAGGCCCACCTGCAGGAGCTACTTGCCGAACAGATCGAGCGCGTTGGCGATGGCCACACCCTCGTGCGCCGCGAATACATGACGGCAATCGGCCCGGTTGACATCCTCGCGCGCGACGCCTCGGGAACATCCGTGGCCATCGAAATCAAGCGTCGCGGCGGCATCGACGGCGTCGAGCAGCTCACCCGATACCTCGAGCTCATGAACCGCGACCCAAAACTCGCTCCCGTGCAGGGCGTCTTCGCGGCGCAGGAGATCAAACCTCAGGCCCGCACCCTGGCAGAGGATCGCGGGATCCGCTGCCTGATCCTCGACTACGACGAGATGCGCGGCATGGAAGATAAAAACACGCTGTTCTGA
- a CDS encoding nuclear transport factor 2 family protein: MYKRIVRARLRDTFDRINEGDYMTMVDGLADSFEYRFHGQHALGGRRTSRASMLLWWQRVFRLLPGMHFAVQDVLVNGGPRRTRVAVRSLVSGALPGGQRYENTVFQFLTIAWGKVESVETIEDLRVLEHALRAVAESGNPEALADPIED, from the coding sequence ATGTACAAACGGATCGTAAGGGCGAGGCTGCGCGACACGTTCGACAGGATTAACGAGGGCGACTACATGACGATGGTTGACGGCCTTGCCGACTCTTTCGAGTATCGGTTTCATGGTCAGCATGCGCTCGGCGGGCGCCGCACAAGCAGAGCATCGATGCTGCTGTGGTGGCAGCGTGTCTTTCGTTTGCTGCCTGGAATGCACTTTGCCGTTCAAGATGTGCTTGTTAATGGCGGCCCGAGAAGAACCCGAGTTGCCGTGCGATCTCTCGTGAGCGGTGCGCTCCCCGGTGGTCAGCGCTACGAAAACACGGTCTTTCAGTTCCTCACAATTGCGTGGGGCAAAGTTGAATCTGTGGAGACAATAGAGGATCTTCGTGTACTCGAGCACGCGCTGCGTGCAGTCGCGGAGTCGGGCAACCCTGAGGCCCTTGCTGATCCAATTGAGGACTGA
- a CDS encoding DUF4287 domain-containing protein, whose protein sequence is MSTNRVQAPDITPGEKIKGPASYFPSITEKYGEPIQHWLDIAADEVSKGKRHSEVVTMLKETYGMGHGHANAVVGYVRAKLEP, encoded by the coding sequence ATGTCTACCAACAGAGTTCAGGCACCCGACATCACGCCCGGCGAGAAGATCAAAGGCCCTGCCTCCTACTTTCCGAGCATCACCGAGAAGTACGGGGAGCCGATTCAGCACTGGCTCGACATCGCGGCCGACGAGGTCTCGAAGGGCAAGCGGCACTCCGAGGTTGTCACCATGCTGAAAGAAACCTACGGCATGGGTCACGGGCACGCCAACGCGGTGGTTGGGTACGTGCGGGCGAAGCTCGAACCCTAA
- a CDS encoding M23 family metallopeptidase, with the protein MAASIDLAYPFRGRWLTQNSPANRVPSHGTTLFATSYAIDFVPVDEAGRSAPVTLRSFLRPEPPERFGGFGRAVLAPVEGVVVAVHDTEADHAAYRGLPSVAYALTQRRRARAGWIALAGNHVLIESKGNVVALCHLQRGSVLVRPGQALRIGDVLGRCGNSGNSTEPHLHLQVIDGRDVGRARAVPFTLAGSMPRNGDIVDVPE; encoded by the coding sequence ATGGCTGCCTCAATCGACCTGGCGTACCCGTTTCGCGGGCGCTGGCTCACGCAAAACAGCCCCGCGAACCGGGTGCCCAGTCATGGCACAACCCTGTTCGCCACTTCGTACGCGATTGATTTTGTTCCGGTAGACGAGGCTGGGCGCTCAGCGCCGGTGACCCTCCGGTCGTTCCTGCGCCCCGAGCCGCCAGAGCGGTTTGGTGGTTTCGGGCGTGCGGTGCTGGCGCCCGTTGAAGGGGTTGTTGTGGCCGTGCACGATACCGAGGCTGATCACGCCGCGTATCGGGGGCTGCCCTCGGTGGCATACGCACTCACTCAGCGGCGCCGGGCCCGGGCCGGGTGGATCGCGCTCGCCGGAAACCATGTGCTGATCGAGAGCAAGGGAAATGTCGTAGCGCTGTGCCATCTGCAGCGGGGAAGCGTTCTGGTGCGACCGGGGCAAGCGCTGCGGATCGGCGATGTGCTCGGCCGCTGCGGAAACTCGGGCAACAGCACCGAGCCACACCTTCACCTGCAGGTTATTGACGGGCGCGACGTGGGCCGTGCCCGTGCCGTGCCGTTTACCCTTGCGGGTTCGATGCCGCGCAACGGAGACATTGTCGATGTGCCCGAGTAG